One Streptomyces fagopyri DNA window includes the following coding sequences:
- a CDS encoding CGNR zinc finger domain-containing protein — MFDGHVATLLDVAVSLVNVLTDGARQGRPYTAPQGDRLPRAVHDALPPASDRVAVEPEHAIHLARTARRMRAVFDAVDSGRTDRAAELVNGLLRTTGARPQLDRVDGEPWQVHFHGADDSLSVGWSAGCATALALALGSDLAGRLGVCTAPRCDRVYVDNSRNAVRHFCSDACRGRVKAAAFRSRKAARG; from the coding sequence ATGTTCGATGGTCACGTGGCGACGCTGCTGGATGTGGCCGTCTCACTCGTGAACGTTCTGACCGACGGCGCCCGCCAGGGCCGTCCCTACACCGCCCCGCAGGGCGACCGGCTCCCGCGGGCCGTCCACGACGCGCTACCGCCCGCTTCCGACCGCGTCGCGGTCGAGCCGGAGCACGCGATCCACCTCGCACGGACGGCCCGGCGGATGCGAGCGGTGTTCGACGCCGTCGACAGCGGCCGCACCGACCGGGCGGCCGAACTCGTGAACGGCCTGCTGCGCACCACCGGGGCCCGCCCCCAACTCGACCGCGTCGACGGCGAGCCCTGGCAGGTTCACTTCCACGGCGCGGACGACAGCCTCTCCGTGGGGTGGAGCGCCGGATGCGCCACCGCCCTCGCCCTCGCCCTCGGCAGCGACCTCGCCGGACGTCTCGGGGTCTGCACGGCACCGCGGTGTGACCGCGTCTACGTCGACAACTCCCGTAACGCCGTACGCCACTTCTGCTCGGACGCGTGCCGCGGCCGCGTCAAGGCGGCGGCCTTCCGCTCCCGGAAGGCCGCGCGGGGCTGA
- a CDS encoding MFS transporter, with amino-acid sequence MPRTVRLLVVARAVNRLGAFSLSFLTVLITTRFGAGAAVAGWVSAAFGVATIPSRLAGGRLADRIGRRRTIVLGLTGCAVAQLGLATAGSLAAAACWAVLLGLVFEIYEPPSQAMIADVVAPDEQVRAYGLLNAALAAAGMGAGLLAAGLGRWDLRQLFVVDAFTCLLCALIVRLCLPADRRVATVTAARAPSVAPWRDRALLRMLAAGTLFAAVYLQIMLTLPLALDHEGLSPADAGLLFTASALTIAAGQPLTRWRRLSTLSAPVAFAVGHLLLAVGLAGYGFAHGLLAHLASTVVWSVGDLLLVGRAHAVVAGLAPPGGKGRYLAVYGTSWGIAGVAAPLVGTQLLEHAGPAGLWGVMALACLLLAALQPALVRAAALPRTHGELRSRAAGLPSGPAH; translated from the coding sequence TTGCCGCGAACGGTGCGACTGCTGGTCGTGGCGCGCGCGGTGAACCGGCTGGGGGCGTTCTCCCTGTCCTTCCTCACCGTGCTCATCACGACGAGGTTCGGGGCCGGCGCCGCCGTCGCCGGGTGGGTGAGCGCCGCCTTCGGTGTCGCCACGATCCCGTCCCGGCTGGCCGGCGGGCGACTGGCCGACCGGATCGGCCGACGCCGCACGATCGTGCTGGGCCTGACCGGGTGCGCGGTGGCGCAACTGGGACTTGCCACGGCCGGCAGCCTGGCGGCGGCCGCCTGCTGGGCCGTGCTGCTGGGCCTCGTCTTCGAGATCTACGAACCACCGAGCCAGGCGATGATCGCCGACGTCGTGGCGCCGGACGAGCAGGTCCGCGCCTACGGCCTGCTGAACGCGGCACTGGCCGCGGCGGGCATGGGCGCGGGACTTCTGGCAGCGGGCCTGGGCCGCTGGGACCTGCGCCAACTGTTCGTCGTCGACGCCTTCACATGTCTGCTCTGTGCCCTCATCGTGCGCCTGTGCCTCCCCGCGGACCGCCGCGTCGCGACGGTGACCGCCGCCCGTGCGCCCTCCGTCGCCCCGTGGCGCGATCGCGCGTTGCTCCGCATGCTCGCGGCCGGGACGCTGTTCGCCGCGGTCTACCTCCAGATCATGCTCACGCTCCCGCTCGCCCTGGACCACGAAGGGCTGAGCCCCGCCGACGCGGGCCTGTTGTTCACCGCCTCCGCACTCACCATCGCCGCGGGGCAACCGCTGACGCGGTGGAGGCGGCTGTCCACCCTCTCCGCGCCCGTCGCCTTCGCCGTCGGCCACCTGCTGCTGGCGGTGGGCCTCGCCGGGTACGGATTCGCCCACGGCCTGCTCGCCCATCTGGCCTCGACCGTGGTGTGGAGCGTGGGTGACCTGCTCCTCGTCGGCCGCGCCCACGCGGTGGTGGCGGGCCTGGCGCCGCCCGGCGGAAAGGGGCGCTACCTGGCGGTCTACGGCACCAGTTGGGGCATCGCGGGTGTCGCCGCCCCCTTGGTGGGGACGCAACTGCTCGAACACGCCGGGCCGGCGGGCCTGTGGGGCGTGATGGCGCTCGCGTGCCTGTTGCTCGCGGCACTGCAACCCGCCCTGGTCCGGGCCGCCGCGCTCCCCCGCACCCACGGCGAACTTCGTTCGCGGGCAGCCGGGTTGCCGAGCGGGCCGGCCCACTGA